A stretch of Acidobacteriota bacterium DNA encodes these proteins:
- the rsxA gene encoding electron transport complex subunit RsxA has translation MVGYILLIISAVLVNNFVLARFLGICPFLGVSKKVETALGMGMAVIFVMTMASVITWVIQYYVLVPLHIEYLQTVSFILVIATLVQFVEMVIQKTSPALYQALGIYLPLITTNCAVLGVALLNMQYMYSFMEAAVFGFGSSVGFTFAIVLFAGMRERIELARIPRSLRGVPIALITAGILSLAFMGFRGLVK, from the coding sequence ATGGTAGGATATATCCTGTTAATCATAAGCGCGGTTTTGGTCAACAACTTCGTCCTCGCCCGGTTCCTTGGGATCTGCCCCTTTCTCGGCGTCTCCAAGAAGGTGGAGACCGCCCTTGGAATGGGAATGGCGGTTATCTTCGTGATGACGATGGCTTCGGTTATCACCTGGGTTATTCAGTATTATGTGCTGGTTCCCTTACATATTGAGTATCTGCAGACGGTCTCTTTCATTCTCGTTATCGCTACCTTGGTTCAGTTCGTAGAGATGGTAATTCAGAAGACCAGCCCGGCGCTCTATCAGGCACTCGGCATCTACCTTCCGCTCATTACCACCAATTGCGCTGTTCTTGGAGTGGCTCTTCTCAATATGCAGTATATGTACTCCTTTATGGAAGCAGCGGTGTTCGGTTTTGGAAGCTCGGTTGGTTTTACCTTCGCCATCGTTCTATTTGCCGGGATGAGGGAACGGATAGAACTCGCTCGTATCCCTCGGAGCCTGCGGGGAGTTCCCATTGCCCTTATCACTGCGGGGATACTCTCCCTCGCCTTTATGGGCTTCCGGGGATTGGTGAAATAA
- a CDS encoding NAD(P)H-dependent oxidoreductase yields MAKILISYYSRTGNTEKMAKKVAEGATKEGAQVILKKITETTPDDLLEADGIIIGSPVYYGTMAAEVKRLFDDSVKYHKKLERKVGGAFASSAGLAGGNETTVLDILKAMLIHGMVIKGSSAEDHYGPVAVGAPDERSKENCLRLGREIARLAERLKGAK; encoded by the coding sequence ATGGCGAAAATACTCATCAGTTATTACTCAAGGACGGGTAATACAGAAAAAATGGCAAAGAAGGTGGCGGAAGGGGCAACGAAGGAGGGTGCCCAGGTGATCCTGAAAAAGATAACGGAGACAACCCCTGATGACCTCCTTGAAGCGGATGGGATAATCATCGGATCACCGGTGTACTACGGCACGATGGCAGCGGAGGTGAAGAGGCTATTTGACGATTCGGTGAAGTATCATAAGAAGCTTGAAAGAAAAGTAGGCGGAGCTTTCGCTTCATCGGCAGGGCTGGCTGGGGGAAACGAGACCACGGTACTCGATATCTTAAAGGCGATGTTGATCCATGGGATGGTGATAAAGGGATCGTCAGCCGAGGATCACTACGGACCGGTAGCGGTGGGAGCTCCCGATGAGCGGAGTAAAGAGAACTGCCTCCGCCTTGGAAGGGAGATCGCCCGCCTTGCCGAGAGGTTAAAAGGAGCTAAATAA
- a CDS encoding Fe-S cluster domain-containing protein gives MATGVIIAVIALGGLGFLASIGLSLASRFFGVKVDPRVTKVREVLPGANCGACGFAGCDAFAKAVVEGKADVAGCVVGGPSVAEKIGEILGKKAEAKERMVARVRCQGTVDKSPYRFDYYGVESCKSSLVISEGRKACTYGCEGFGDCVAACMFDAIHMGEGGVPVVDEDKCTACGRCVAACPKNIIILEPVSSRVTVRCSSHDIGKVVRGLCTIGCIACGLCAKRCPSQAITLVDNLPVWDYEKCINCGICAYVCPTKAIKDDRKEIPKAFISDACTGCGECVKVCPVKNCISGEQGKPHKINEETCIGCGLCVDVCPVKAIELKKPVSVEA, from the coding sequence GTGGCTACAGGAGTGATAATCGCAGTTATTGCCCTTGGGGGGCTTGGCTTTCTCGCCTCAATAGGGCTTTCTCTCGCCTCTCGTTTCTTCGGGGTAAAGGTTGACCCTCGGGTGACCAAGGTGAGAGAGGTTCTGCCTGGGGCGAATTGTGGTGCCTGTGGTTTCGCCGGATGTGATGCCTTTGCCAAGGCGGTGGTTGAGGGAAAGGCGGATGTCGCTGGTTGTGTGGTCGGTGGTCCCAGCGTAGCGGAGAAGATAGGGGAGATACTGGGTAAAAAGGCTGAGGCGAAAGAGCGGATGGTCGCCCGAGTTCGCTGTCAGGGCACGGTGGATAAATCCCCTTACCGCTTCGACTACTACGGGGTGGAAAGCTGTAAAAGCTCTCTGGTGATAAGTGAGGGGAGGAAGGCTTGTACCTATGGTTGCGAGGGATTCGGTGATTGTGTTGCTGCCTGTATGTTCGATGCCATCCATATGGGAGAGGGCGGGGTACCGGTGGTCGATGAAGACAAGTGCACCGCCTGCGGGAGGTGCGTTGCTGCCTGCCCCAAGAACATCATCATCCTCGAACCCGTATCCTCCCGGGTTACCGTCCGCTGCAGTTCCCACGATATAGGAAAGGTGGTGCGGGGGCTCTGCACCATCGGCTGTATCGCCTGCGGGCTTTGCGCCAAGAGGTGTCCTTCCCAGGCGATCACCTTGGTGGATAACCTGCCGGTATGGGATTACGAGAAGTGTATCAACTGCGGCATCTGCGCCTATGTCTGTCCTACCAAGGCGATAAAGGATGACCGGAAGGAGATACCCAAGGCATTCATCTCCGATGCCTGCACCGGTTGTGGCGAGTGCGTTAAGGTCTGTCCGGTCAAGAACTGCATCAGCGGGGAGCAGGGTAAACCCCATAAGATAAACGAGGAAACCTGCATCGGCTGCGGGCTCTGCGTTGATGTTTGCCCGGTGAAGGCTATCGAGCTTAAAAAGCCGGTCTCGGTCGAGGCATAA
- a CDS encoding electron transport complex subunit E, whose amino-acid sequence MFKELTKGIAKENPILVQVLGMCPTLAVTTAAINGVAMGLAVIFVLTMSNLVISLIRGFIPDKVRIPSFIVVIASFVTIVDLVMHGYFIELHHVLGIFIPLIVVNCIILGRAEAFASKNGVFASILDGIGMGIGFTLVLVLLGSVREILGNGTIFGYHLFPASFKPVLVMIMPPGAFIALGFIVGIFNKVRS is encoded by the coding sequence ATGTTTAAGGAGCTGACCAAAGGGATCGCCAAGGAGAATCCGATCCTGGTACAGGTCCTCGGGATGTGCCCTACCTTAGCGGTGACCACCGCGGCGATAAACGGGGTGGCGATGGGGCTTGCGGTCATCTTCGTGCTCACGATGTCCAACCTGGTTATCTCCCTTATTCGGGGTTTCATCCCCGATAAGGTGAGGATACCTTCATTCATCGTGGTTATTGCCTCCTTCGTCACCATCGTCGATCTGGTGATGCACGGATACTTCATCGAGCTTCACCATGTGCTCGGCATATTCATCCCCCTGATCGTGGTCAACTGCATCATCCTGGGACGGGCGGAGGCGTTTGCCTCGAAGAACGGGGTATTTGCCTCCATCCTTGACGGTATCGGTATGGGGATCGGGTTCACCTTAGTCCTTGTTCTCCTTGGCAGTGTGAGGGAGATATTGGGGAATGGTACCATCTTCGGCTATCATCTCTTCCCCGCTTCCTTCAAGCCAGTGTTGGTTATGATTATGCCTCCTGGGGCGTTCATCGCCCTTGGGTTTATCGTTGGTATCTTCAACAAGGTGAGGAGCTGA
- a CDS encoding RnfABCDGE type electron transport complex subunit G: protein MNEIGKYILVLTLISVVFGGLLALVYQVTKGPIEKSELADRIKAIKAVLPPFVNNPLAEAKTIKVKDEATGVEKEVTFYPAKDKSGRLIAVAVGNVSKIGYGGDIKLVVGIDIDGKIRDYRILSYAETPGLGTKATESPFKDQFKGRSLKNTKFKVKKDGGDIEAITGATITSRAITSVLAESLRLFQKEYGKGEDPAGISGATPKPKDIFKKKK, encoded by the coding sequence ATGAACGAGATAGGGAAATACATCCTGGTATTAACCTTAATATCCGTTGTATTTGGGGGATTGCTTGCCCTGGTCTATCAGGTGACCAAGGGACCTATAGAGAAGTCGGAGCTCGCTGATAGGATAAAGGCGATAAAGGCGGTGCTTCCTCCCTTTGTCAATAACCCCCTTGCTGAGGCGAAGACGATAAAGGTGAAGGACGAGGCGACTGGAGTGGAGAAGGAGGTTACCTTCTACCCGGCAAAGGATAAGAGTGGCAGGCTGATCGCAGTGGCGGTGGGCAATGTGAGTAAGATCGGTTATGGCGGGGACATAAAGCTGGTGGTGGGGATAGACATCGATGGTAAGATCCGCGACTACCGCATCCTGAGCTATGCGGAGACCCCAGGGCTTGGCACCAAGGCTACTGAATCCCCCTTCAAGGATCAGTTCAAGGGTAGGTCGCTTAAGAACACCAAGTTTAAGGTGAAGAAGGATGGAGGGGATATCGAGGCGATAACTGGTGCTACCATTACCTCCCGAGCTATCACCTCGGTGCTTGCGGAATCGCTCAGGCTATTCCAGAAGGAGTACGGGAAGGGAGAGGATCCAGCGGGTATCTCCGGTGCTACCCCTAAGCCTAAGGACATCTTTAAAAAGAAGAAATAG
- a CDS encoding SoxR reducing system RseC family protein, whose translation MEDLVEIGTVKEIVGAEAIVEVERASACAHCVSKHLCFPEGASSLLIRVANSIGAKVGDRVKLSLRGRTFLWLSFLVYLVPLLLFFPASYLGGVVSSHFLPGRDPQLLELLFGVGAVVVSFLLVRAYNKRLTSKKRCLVEIVGII comes from the coding sequence ATGGAAGATCTCGTCGAGATAGGCACGGTTAAGGAGATAGTGGGGGCGGAGGCGATAGTAGAGGTAGAACGCGCCTCCGCCTGCGCCCACTGCGTGAGTAAGCATCTCTGTTTTCCTGAAGGCGCTTCCAGCCTCCTTATTCGGGTGGCGAATTCGATTGGGGCAAAGGTGGGAGATAGGGTTAAGCTCTCCCTCCGAGGAAGGACATTCCTCTGGCTCTCCTTCCTCGTTTATCTGGTCCCTTTGCTTCTCTTTTTCCCCGCTTCCTATCTGGGGGGAGTAGTATCCTCACATTTCCTTCCGGGGAGGGACCCTCAGCTTCTTGAGCTCCTCTTCGGGGTAGGGGCGGTGGTGGTGAGCTTTCTCCTTGTCCGTGCTTATAACAAGAGGCTCACGAGCAAGAAGCGCTGTCTTGTCGAGATAGTAGGGATTATTTAG
- a CDS encoding glycosyltransferase family 39 protein, with product MDWGVVISFLLSLITLFLARGLFFPLFVVFLVFFLVKFVRSEVNVREVRRKLFRRKYLLLFAFFLFVIALSIPGIRFARIRSPYPTEREIASSAYRILEKGDFNPHHFMKPAGYVYFQAGVFALYFLEEGSRGRWSSIYQAEPSDFLIAGRVVNLLLMLFSLALFYLLAKKVLFRELCYLPFIFFLVLPAVVRGATFINPYPLFLIFALGSFYFLADLKERGRGFFISALLIGLAASCDYTGFLLVLPALFPLVRLKGSSKAKDIGFFLLLVLAVFFLVNPYLLAERGEAVADLGRNLFHYQKELSSQLNPQSVLRSLYNGLSFGPLLSLLIGGSVLYAIFSFEKRTLFYLSFPLSYLLLKRIDLNGEGIFLLPVIPFFLIATALVWQGWLIKKFAFIYLLRKRRAKFAFFLSLFLLIFFPLVNTVRGAIELSRGTSLASETYRLLGNAGRKGDIALSEFPLRKPQGIKVETSSLITRHPLDFYIREGYRFLLLLSDVNGDFEERFAGREGKEKLIIKGGYPYPRLSLAVIVLPRYEPTGLLAPISSSLEGKGEMEIDFKDRNFGILGRGWGDVSSYNGVPGRFAIAKESVVFLPRIEGGVELVLEVAPVVYRGSPPQVISLSLNGKEVEEFSLPPRNRFRRFSFNLPSGSLGRRTNTLAFRHRFLADPRGYLMVGTPIWGKNKRAAFYHKLILKVRKR from the coding sequence TTGGATTGGGGGGTTGTTATCTCCTTCCTTCTTTCCCTTATCACCCTTTTTCTCGCCAGGGGGTTGTTTTTTCCTCTTTTTGTTGTCTTTTTGGTATTCTTCCTTGTCAAGTTTGTAAGGAGCGAGGTTAATGTAAGAGAGGTGAGGAGGAAGCTTTTCAGGAGAAAGTATCTCCTTCTCTTTGCTTTCTTTCTCTTTGTGATAGCCCTCTCCATCCCCGGGATTAGGTTTGCCCGGATTCGATCCCCTTATCCCACCGAGAGGGAGATCGCTTCCTCCGCCTACCGTATCCTCGAGAAGGGGGATTTCAACCCCCACCATTTTATGAAACCAGCTGGCTATGTCTATTTTCAGGCGGGCGTCTTTGCCCTCTACTTTTTGGAGGAGGGAAGCAGGGGGAGATGGAGTTCGATTTATCAAGCTGAACCCTCCGATTTCCTCATCGCAGGAAGGGTTGTCAATCTCCTCTTAATGCTTTTTTCCTTGGCTCTATTCTACCTTCTGGCAAAAAAGGTTCTCTTTCGGGAGTTATGCTATCTCCCCTTCATTTTCTTCCTCGTTCTTCCTGCAGTTGTCAGGGGTGCTACCTTCATAAACCCCTATCCCCTGTTCCTTATATTTGCCCTTGGCTCCTTCTATTTTCTGGCCGATCTTAAGGAAAGAGGGAGGGGTTTCTTTATTTCCGCTCTCCTCATCGGTCTTGCTGCTTCTTGTGATTATACCGGTTTTCTCCTTGTCCTACCCGCTTTATTTCCCCTCGTTCGCCTTAAGGGGAGTAGCAAAGCGAAGGATATAGGCTTCTTCCTTCTCCTTGTATTAGCCGTCTTCTTTCTCGTAAACCCCTATCTATTGGCGGAAAGGGGAGAGGCGGTTGCCGATCTCGGACGGAACCTCTTTCACTATCAGAAAGAGCTTTCTTCCCAGTTGAACCCTCAGAGTGTCCTTCGTTCCCTCTATAACGGGCTCTCGTTCGGTCCCCTGCTCAGCCTCCTCATCGGAGGAAGCGTCCTTTATGCCATCTTCTCCTTTGAGAAGCGAACTCTCTTCTATCTTTCTTTCCCTCTTTCCTATCTCCTCTTAAAGAGGATCGATCTTAATGGGGAAGGGATCTTTCTCCTCCCCGTGATCCCCTTCTTTCTCATTGCCACCGCCCTTGTCTGGCAGGGTTGGCTCATCAAGAAGTTCGCCTTCATCTATCTCCTGAGGAAGAGGAGGGCGAAGTTCGCATTTTTCCTCTCGCTCTTTCTCCTTATTTTCTTCCCTCTGGTTAACACGGTAAGAGGGGCGATTGAACTGAGCCGGGGTACCTCGCTCGCCTCTGAAACTTATCGTCTTCTTGGCAATGCTGGGAGGAAGGGTGATATCGCCCTCTCCGAGTTTCCCCTAAGGAAACCTCAGGGGATCAAGGTTGAAACCTCTTCCCTCATTACCCGTCATCCCCTCGATTTCTACATCAGGGAGGGATATCGCTTTCTCCTCCTCCTTTCTGATGTGAACGGGGATTTCGAAGAAAGGTTTGCCGGGAGAGAGGGTAAAGAAAAGTTGATTATAAAGGGAGGTTATCCTTATCCTCGTCTTTCCCTTGCGGTTATCGTCCTCCCCCGTTATGAACCAACGGGGTTGTTAGCCCCAATCTCCTCCTCGCTTGAGGGAAAGGGTGAGATGGAGATCGATTTCAAGGATAGAAACTTCGGCATCCTGGGCAGGGGGTGGGGAGATGTCTCCTCCTATAACGGGGTTCCCGGAAGGTTTGCCATCGCCAAGGAGAGCGTGGTTTTCCTGCCCCGGATTGAAGGTGGGGTAGAGCTTGTGCTTGAGGTGGCTCCGGTGGTATATCGTGGTTCACCTCCTCAGGTTATCTCCCTTTCATTGAACGGGAAGGAGGTGGAAGAGTTCTCCCTTCCTCCGCGAAATAGATTCCGCCGGTTTAGCTTTAATCTCCCTTCGGGTAGTTTAGGGCGGAGGACGAATACCCTTGCTTTTAGACATCGGTTTCTCGCCGATCCCCGGGGCTACCTGATGGTGGGCACCCCGATATGGGGAAAAAATAAACGAGCTGCCTTCTATCATAAGCTTATCCTAAAGGTGAGGAAGAGATGA
- a CDS encoding M23 family metallopeptidase, whose amino-acid sequence MEEKRKKGTIFFALFILTITPLIAKTAPFEVELYTRRLAPGEAVLIKVIPNLEIVAVSGTFIGKRLKFIKEGTNFIALSGIPLDTSPGDYHLYLSAILKNSFVLKRRIPIRIREVSFPSEKLAVDPRFIKLSAEDLARVREESKLLKKVYRTSSPTPLWRGRFILPVESEVISSFGVRRMFNGELRGRHYGVDLRAPTGTKIRAGNSGKVVLARNLFFGGNTVIIDHGEGLFTIYCHLSRILISEGEMVEKGEIIGLSGMTGRVTGPHLHFGAKVAGIRVDPLSLLFLPLD is encoded by the coding sequence ATGGAGGAAAAGAGGAAAAAAGGGACTATCTTCTTCGCCCTTTTCATCTTAACAATCACTCCCCTAATTGCCAAGACAGCCCCCTTCGAGGTAGAGCTCTACACGAGGAGGCTCGCCCCAGGAGAAGCGGTTCTCATAAAAGTGATCCCAAACCTCGAGATCGTCGCCGTCTCCGGCACCTTCATCGGGAAAAGGCTTAAGTTCATCAAGGAAGGGACAAACTTCATCGCCTTAAGCGGTATCCCCCTTGATACATCCCCCGGTGACTATCACCTTTATCTCTCCGCCATACTGAAAAACAGCTTCGTCCTGAAAAGGCGCATCCCGATAAGGATAAGGGAGGTCTCCTTTCCCAGTGAGAAGCTAGCGGTCGATCCCCGCTTCATAAAGCTAAGCGCCGAGGATTTAGCCCGGGTAAGGGAGGAGAGCAAACTCTTAAAGAAGGTCTATAGGACAAGCTCCCCTACCCCCTTGTGGCGAGGGAGGTTCATCCTCCCGGTGGAAAGCGAGGTCATTTCCTCCTTTGGCGTTCGCCGGATGTTCAATGGCGAGCTCCGGGGAAGACATTACGGGGTAGACCTTCGCGCTCCTACCGGCACCAAGATAAGGGCGGGAAATTCGGGCAAGGTGGTTCTCGCCCGGAACCTCTTCTTCGGGGGGAATACGGTGATCATCGATCACGGAGAGGGGCTGTTCACCATCTACTGCCACTTGAGCAGGATATTAATCTCCGAAGGGGAAATGGTGGAAAAGGGGGAGATAATAGGGCTTTCCGGGATGACGGGCAGGGTAACCGGACCCCACCTCCATTTCGGCGCCAAGGTCGCCGGTATCCGGGTCGATCCCCTATCACTCCTCTTCCTCCCCCTCGATTAA
- the rsxC gene encoding electron transport complex subunit RsxC, protein MALIFKRRTFRGGVHPEEMKELAKDSPIEVLPPPRRVVLPLSQHLGAPSEPKVKVGDEVKVGDEIAGAKGFVSVPLHASISGKVVAIDKFPHPCGRRMPAIVIEGDGSDELPWGKKEKQKIDELTPEEIRKRVLAAGMVGLGGAAFPSHVKLSPPKEKPIDTIIINGAECEPYLTSDYRLMLEHPKEIVEGMLIIKKALSAEQAFIGVEENKVDAAELLAEECEKAGVDAKVVVLKVKYPQGGEKQLIKAILGREVPPPPGLPLDVGVVVHNVGTTYAIAQAVKYGKPLIERVVTVSGKAVREPKNLLVRLGTPFSELIDYCGGFSAPPVKVVMGGPMMGLPQFDLSTPVVKGTSGLLLLTEDEVTLAEEGVCIRCGRCIDVCPMNLLPTEIAAYCRNGMWDEAEALDVLACIECGSCAYNCPARIPLVHYFKTAKAEINARRKAQAKAKS, encoded by the coding sequence ATGGCACTTATATTTAAGAGACGCACATTTAGAGGTGGCGTTCACCCTGAGGAGATGAAGGAGCTGGCGAAGGACAGCCCGATCGAGGTGCTTCCACCGCCGAGACGGGTTGTTCTTCCTTTATCTCAGCATCTGGGTGCGCCTTCTGAGCCTAAGGTCAAGGTAGGTGATGAGGTCAAAGTAGGTGATGAGATAGCGGGAGCTAAGGGGTTTGTCTCTGTGCCCCTCCACGCCTCAATAAGCGGGAAGGTGGTGGCGATAGACAAGTTCCCCCACCCCTGTGGTAGGCGGATGCCAGCGATCGTGATCGAGGGCGATGGTTCCGATGAACTCCCCTGGGGAAAGAAGGAAAAGCAAAAGATAGACGAACTCACGCCGGAGGAGATAAGGAAGCGGGTTCTCGCTGCAGGTATGGTTGGCTTGGGTGGTGCTGCTTTTCCCTCCCATGTGAAGCTCTCCCCACCCAAGGAAAAGCCGATCGATACCATCATCATCAACGGCGCCGAGTGCGAGCCCTACCTGACCAGCGACTATCGACTGATGCTCGAGCATCCGAAGGAGATAGTCGAGGGAATGCTTATAATCAAGAAGGCGTTGTCTGCGGAGCAGGCGTTTATCGGGGTGGAGGAGAACAAGGTCGATGCAGCGGAGCTCCTGGCAGAGGAATGTGAGAAGGCAGGGGTTGATGCCAAGGTAGTGGTGCTCAAGGTGAAATACCCCCAAGGGGGGGAAAAACAGCTCATCAAGGCGATTCTGGGACGGGAGGTGCCCCCCCCACCTGGACTTCCTCTGGATGTAGGGGTGGTGGTGCATAATGTCGGTACCACCTATGCCATTGCCCAGGCGGTGAAGTATGGGAAACCGCTCATCGAGCGGGTGGTGACCGTCTCCGGCAAGGCGGTGCGGGAGCCGAAGAACCTCCTCGTCCGGCTGGGAACGCCCTTCTCCGAGTTGATAGACTACTGCGGTGGTTTTTCCGCTCCTCCGGTAAAGGTGGTGATGGGTGGTCCGATGATGGGGCTCCCTCAGTTCGACCTTTCCACTCCGGTGGTGAAGGGGACCTCGGGTTTACTCCTCCTCACCGAGGATGAGGTGACGCTTGCCGAGGAGGGGGTGTGCATTCGCTGTGGCCGTTGTATTGATGTCTGTCCGATGAACCTCCTTCCCACCGAGATTGCTGCTTATTGCCGGAATGGGATGTGGGATGAGGCAGAGGCGCTCGATGTCTTAGCCTGCATCGAGTGTGGCTCCTGCGCTTACAATTGTCCCGCGAGGATACCTTTGGTCCATTACTTTAAAACAGCAAAGGCGGAGATCAATGCAAGAAGAAAGGCTCAAGCAAAAGCAAAGTCCTAA
- a CDS encoding RnfABCDGE type electron transport complex subunit D, with translation MQEERLKQKQSPNDKSGVLTAPLKFSASPHILAPEDVPKIMRGVVWALLPAGFASIYFFGFSALSVILISVAATLFFEYIFLRIFGNKGSIADGSALVTGILLAYNLPPGSPWWLVVVGAFIAVLLGKQVYGGLGYNIFNPALVARVFLLIAWPVQMTTWILPRPPFPKGAEAVTGATPLGVLKTEFFTKGTIGAAKAIHLSDLFYGKVGGSLGEVSALALLIGGGYLLYRKIISWHIPVAYVGTVFLMTGIFWLVNPDKYINPVFHILAGGLMLGALFMATDMVTSPVTSKGKLIFGVGCGIITVVIRLFGSYPEGVSYSILVMNAFTPLIDRYTKPKTFGAK, from the coding sequence ATGCAAGAAGAAAGGCTCAAGCAAAAGCAAAGTCCTAATGATAAATCCGGGGTGCTAACTGCCCCGCTTAAGTTCTCAGCCTCCCCCCATATCCTCGCTCCCGAGGATGTCCCCAAGATTATGCGGGGGGTGGTATGGGCGCTTCTTCCTGCTGGGTTCGCCTCCATCTATTTCTTTGGCTTTTCCGCTCTTTCGGTTATTCTTATTTCCGTTGCTGCCACTTTGTTCTTCGAGTACATCTTCTTACGGATCTTTGGCAATAAGGGCAGTATTGCCGATGGCAGTGCTCTCGTTACCGGGATCCTTTTGGCTTACAACCTTCCTCCTGGTTCTCCCTGGTGGCTGGTAGTGGTAGGGGCGTTCATCGCGGTTCTTCTTGGGAAGCAGGTTTACGGCGGGCTCGGCTACAACATATTCAACCCGGCGCTGGTGGCTCGTGTTTTCCTCTTAATTGCTTGGCCCGTGCAGATGACCACCTGGATATTGCCTCGCCCACCGTTTCCTAAGGGGGCAGAGGCGGTAACCGGCGCCACCCCGCTTGGGGTCCTCAAGACGGAGTTCTTCACCAAGGGCACGATCGGTGCGGCGAAGGCTATTCATCTTTCCGATCTCTTCTATGGGAAGGTGGGTGGTAGCTTGGGCGAGGTTTCGGCGCTTGCTCTCTTGATCGGTGGGGGATACCTCCTTTATCGGAAGATAATCAGCTGGCATATCCCGGTGGCTTATGTGGGGACGGTTTTCCTGATGACCGGCATCTTCTGGTTGGTGAACCCCGACAAGTATATCAACCCGGTGTTCCACATCCTTGCTGGTGGATTGATGCTCGGCGCCCTCTTTATGGCGACCGATATGGTAACCAGCCCGGTGACCTCGAAGGGGAAGCTCATTTTTGGGGTAGGCTGTGGGATCATTACCGTTGTTATCCGTCTATTTGGTAGCTATCCTGAGGGGGTTTCCTATTCCATCTTGGTGATGAACGCCTTTACCCCCTTGATAGATCGTTATACTAAGCCAAAGACCTTTGGAGCAAAGTGA